GGTTTCCTGCTGAAAACGCTGGATGCGGCCCTCGATGTCATCCGTCGCTTCGAGGGTATGGGCTGCGAGATTTTTCACTTCGTTGGCTACCACGGCAAATCCCCGTCCGTGCACACCGGCTCTGGCCGCTTCAATGCCCGCATTCAAGGCAAGCAGATTGGTCTGGCTGGCAACGCTGCGAATCATGGTCACGATACCGGTGATTTCGGTCAAGCGTTCCCCCAGCCCCTGAATGGATTTCCCCAGGTCTTCCGTCTGGTGCAAAACCGTGAGGGCGGCTTGTTCCGCTTCGACAGCCTCCTGTTGCTCGAGACGCGCACTTTCCATGGCTGCCGAGGTTCCGGAAGAGACCGCTTCGGCGGTGGCGGCGATCTGTCGCACAGCCACCGAGACCTGTTCCGCGGCGCTGCTGATCTGGTGGGTCTGGTTCGCCTGATCGGAAGCGTTATTGGCGGCCTGCTCCGCGCAGGCTCCGAGGGTGCTGCCAGCCAGGCAGACCTGGTTGGCAGCCAGAACGAATCCGGCGATGTTTTTGTCGAGGTTACGGCCCAGCCCCGTCATCTGTGCCGCTATGTGCTGCAAGCCGCCCTGGGTTGGCGGTTCGGCGGTCAGTTCGCCGGTGCCGAGACGATCCGTCCAGGCGGCAAGGGCGGCCAGCATTTTTTGTTGAGGTTTCCAGTATAGAACGCCGAACAGCAGGGGCAGGATGGCCAGGCCCGGCAAGAGCGCCAAGGCTCGGGGCAAGGGAAGCAAGGGGAGCAGACAACCGCTCAAAAAAGACAACAGCGACAGTATAACCACTCGGGGCAAGGTCTGAATGCGGTGCATGGGCACATAGACTCCTTTGTATGTAGGTAGGGAGCGACATCGGTCCCGTTTTCTCAACGGTTCTAACTTAGCAGCTACTGTGCCATGCGCACTGCCGGTGCCTGAGGCGGGTTTTCCATTGAGGTCTTTTCAGATCGTATCCGGGTCGCCTGACTTGATTCAATGCTCGGTCGCCCCCGTATTTCGAGGGCCGAGCCGGCATCGGAAAAGCCGATCAGGGATGGCAGGCGCGGATGCGAACAGGCATTGAAGCCGTCGGCCTCGCCGTTGGAATACAGCGACGTCTGGGGCGGGAGGATTCAGCCGTTGCTTAATATATGTGCAGCTGGCGGCGATGGTGGGTAAAATTAAGGCGATCCCCACGGACGTGCGAAAAGCGTTTTTGAAGATTTCGGCGGTGTGTAGCTGTTGTCCCTATGCCGTCGGGGAAGGGTGGCTTTCCAGGTTGTCGGTGTACGGCAGGGTGAAGGTCACCGTGGTTCCGCGGTTCGGCTTGCTGGTAACCCAGATCCGGCCGTTGTGGGCTTCAACGATGCTCTTGACGATGGCCATACCCAGGCCGAGGCCCTCGCGCGCCGTGTTGGACGCATCGACACGGTAGAATTTGTCGAACATGCGATCTATTTGGGCCGGTTGCATGCCGATACCCTGGTCGCTAACAGCAATATACAGCTCGTTGTCGGCCAGCTGGCAGGTCACCTGAATGAGACTGTCGACGGGCGAAAACTTGACGGCATTGCTGAGCAGATTTTCCATGACCTGGAAAAGTTTACGATCGTCTACCAGCATTTCTATCGGCGCGTCCGGCAGTACCGTTTTGAATCGATGATCCTGGCACACGCGCCGGTAATCGGAAACGCTACGCGCCAGAATGCCGTTCACATCGGCCCAGTCCTTTTTCAGCCTGATGACCTGACCGGTATCGACCCGGGCCAGGTCCAGCAGGTCTTCCACGATTTTACCCAGAACCTCGGCTTTTTTGTGGATGATGGAGAGGAACTCGGTCTGTTGTTCCGTAAGTCCCCCTTGTTGTAACATCACCTCGGAGAAGCCGATAACGCTGGTCAGCGGTGTCCGTAATTCGTGAGCCGCGGTGGATATGAATTCGGTTTTCATCAGATCCAGTTCCCGCTCG
This DNA window, taken from Syntrophotalea carbinolica DSM 2380, encodes the following:
- a CDS encoding methyl-accepting chemotaxis protein, whose protein sequence is MHRIQTLPRVVILSLLSFLSGCLLPLLPLPRALALLPGLAILPLLFGVLYWKPQQKMLAALAAWTDRLGTGELTAEPPTQGGLQHIAAQMTGLGRNLDKNIAGFVLAANQVCLAGSTLGACAEQAANNASDQANQTHQISSAAEQVSVAVRQIAATAEAVSSGTSAAMESARLEQQEAVEAEQAALTVLHQTEDLGKSIQGLGERLTEITGIVTMIRSVASQTNLLALNAGIEAARAGVHGRGFAVVANEVKNLAAHTLEATDDIEGRIQRFQQETATTVQATGDTLSQVRTSAEGLARVGKAMNSMVDSFASAHAQVDEISQAVQEQQDAIQDLTSSIEQVAELAGDMDATARGVHEEARMLTGISDELLPMLGGFHLSAHERARQVIEEACNHAALKSAGRRDMEGALRRLATRHDYLELLYVTDGRGRQVTSNVFGHNAVEASYGSDGYDMDWSQRRWFKEAQSQGRCTVTPFYRSAATHRFCFTVAGPIRDDGGRITGILGADIDVAALLKG